The proteins below are encoded in one region of Borrelia duttonii Ly:
- a CDS encoding UDP-N-acetylmuramoyl-L-alanyl-D-glutamate--2,6-diaminopimelate ligase produces the protein MNRKVLNDVLFRLNQNLIQKIIGSCEVEILGLAYDSRCVSFNFVFFALPGLHFNGQKFIESAIQRGSNVIVHTNDIDFYDSNVTYIKVDPCNIKRFMSNFAHVFYDEPSKKLKIIGVTGTDGKSSVCFYIYTLLKSMGAKVGFISTVFLEDGSGTLVKNPYRQSTPESTEIHLVLSKMVANNVEYAIIESTSHGLDDRTSRLLDIEYSVAVLTNISHEHLEFHGTMQNYLRAKLNLFYSANFHGGFGIINMDDNHFSVFMNSINRTYTYSLKNEKADFFISKINEQMGFTEFEFYHNKIKYAARVNLTGSFNVENVMAALIVVSQIMNVDISKLICKLINIESLYGRMQDINFGQDFSLIVDYAHTPGAFLKMFPIFKRLAKKRLISVFGSAGERDILKRRLQGEIADEYSDVIILCDEDPRGEDSMQIIRDIAEGIVTKTLNKDLFFIPDRKCAIEKAINIACSDDLVVTLGKGHESSIIYKDKSIFWDEQAVIKDIILSLGNRG, from the coding sequence ATGAATAGAAAAGTACTTAATGATGTTTTATTTAGATTAAATCAAAATTTGATACAGAAAATTATAGGGTCTTGTGAAGTGGAAATATTGGGACTTGCATATGATTCAAGATGTGTTTCATTTAATTTCGTTTTTTTTGCTCTTCCTGGGCTGCATTTTAATGGTCAAAAATTTATTGAATCAGCAATTCAACGAGGTAGTAATGTTATTGTTCATACTAATGATATTGATTTTTATGATTCCAACGTAACGTATATTAAAGTTGATCCTTGTAATATAAAAAGATTTATGTCAAATTTTGCTCATGTTTTTTATGATGAGCCCTCAAAAAAGCTTAAAATTATTGGTGTTACAGGAACTGATGGTAAGAGTTCTGTTTGTTTTTATATTTATACTTTATTAAAATCTATGGGTGCTAAAGTTGGGTTTATCTCAACAGTGTTTCTTGAAGATGGAAGTGGTACTTTAGTGAAAAATCCCTATAGGCAGTCTACTCCAGAATCAACAGAAATTCATTTAGTTCTCAGTAAAATGGTTGCTAATAATGTTGAATATGCTATTATTGAATCAACTTCTCATGGTCTTGATGATAGGACATCAAGGCTTCTTGATATTGAATATTCTGTTGCTGTTTTGACTAATATCAGTCATGAACATCTTGAATTTCATGGTACGATGCAGAATTATTTGAGAGCCAAGCTTAATCTTTTTTATTCTGCAAATTTTCATGGTGGTTTTGGTATTATCAATATGGATGATAATCATTTTTCTGTGTTTATGAATTCTATTAATAGGACTTATACCTATAGTTTAAAAAATGAAAAGGCTGATTTTTTTATAAGTAAGATTAATGAACAAATGGGTTTTACTGAATTTGAGTTTTATCATAATAAAATTAAATATGCTGCTAGAGTTAATTTGACGGGTAGTTTTAATGTTGAAAATGTTATGGCTGCCTTAATTGTTGTTAGTCAAATTATGAATGTTGATATTTCAAAACTTATTTGTAAGCTTATTAATATTGAGAGTCTTTATGGACGCATGCAAGATATTAATTTTGGCCAAGATTTTTCTTTAATTGTTGATTATGCACATACCCCAGGTGCTTTTCTTAAAATGTTTCCTATATTTAAACGACTTGCAAAGAAGCGTTTAATTTCTGTTTTTGGTTCTGCTGGGGAGAGAGATATTCTTAAGAGAAGGTTGCAGGGAGAAATTGCAGATGAGTATTCAGATGTAATAATACTTTGTGATGAGGATCCAAGAGGTGAGGATTCTATGCAAATAATTAGAGATATTGCGGAAGGAATTGTGACAAAAACCTTAAATAAAGATTTGTTTTTTATTCCTGATAGAAAATGTGCAATTGAAAAAGCAATAAATATTGCATGTAGTGACGATTTGGTGGTTACTCTTGGAAAGGGACATGAAAGTTCAATAATCTATAAAGATAAAAGTATTTTTTGGGATGAACAAGCGGTTATTAAAGATATTATTTTAAGTTTGGGAAATAGGGGTTAG
- a CDS encoding D-alanine--D-alanine ligase, producing MKKNLMLIFGGVSFEHEISLRSAYGIYSSLLKLDKYNVFSVFVDKVTGIWYLLDSVPSSAELIKRHTTSIVNFIPGCGIFVNNKSLEIDVIFPIIHGRTGEDGAIQGFVKMMDIPCVGAGILGSAISINKYFCKVLLKSFNIPVVSFIGFKKDDYILNKEGIKEDINNKLNYPVIVKPSVLGSSIGINVAYNVSQIEKYIEEAFEYDLTVVVEKFIKAREIECAVIGNDQIKIFTPGEIVVQDFIFYDYDAKYSTVPGDSIVFNIPAHLDMKHLLDIKEYAFLTYKYLELRGMARIDFLISKDTNLLYVNEVNTIPGFTDISMFAKMCEHDGLSYESLVDKLITLAFESYKKRKDKIDFTRLES from the coding sequence ATGAAAAAAAATCTTATGTTAATATTTGGAGGAGTTTCTTTTGAACATGAAATTTCTCTTAGATCTGCTTATGGGATTTATTCATCTCTTTTGAAACTTGATAAGTATAATGTATTTTCGGTTTTTGTTGATAAAGTTACTGGAATTTGGTATTTGTTAGATTCTGTTCCCAGTAGCGCTGAATTGATTAAAAGACATACTACTTCTATTGTTAATTTTATTCCTGGTTGTGGGATATTTGTAAATAATAAATCTCTTGAGATAGATGTTATATTTCCTATTATTCATGGAAGAACAGGTGAGGATGGTGCTATTCAGGGATTTGTAAAGATGATGGATATTCCTTGTGTTGGTGCTGGTATTTTAGGAAGTGCTATTTCTATTAATAAATATTTCTGTAAGGTTTTGCTTAAAAGTTTTAATATTCCTGTAGTGTCTTTTATTGGATTTAAAAAGGATGATTATATTTTAAATAAAGAGGGAATAAAAGAGGATATAAATAATAAATTAAATTATCCTGTAATTGTGAAGCCTTCTGTATTAGGTTCTTCAATTGGAATTAATGTTGCATATAATGTTTCTCAGATTGAAAAATATATTGAAGAAGCTTTTGAATATGATTTGACAGTTGTTGTAGAAAAATTTATTAAAGCAAGAGAAATTGAATGTGCTGTTATTGGAAATGATCAGATTAAAATATTTACACCCGGTGAAATTGTTGTGCAGGATTTTATATTTTATGATTATGATGCTAAGTATTCTACTGTTCCTGGAGATTCAATTGTGTTTAATATCCCTGCTCATCTTGATATGAAACATTTATTAGATATTAAAGAATATGCATTTTTAACTTATAAATATTTGGAACTTAGAGGCATGGCAAGGATTGATTTTTTGATATCAAAAGATACCAATTTACTCTATGTTAATGAAGTAAATACAATTCCAGGTTTTACAGATATTTCTATGTTTGCTAAAATGTGTGAACATGATGGTCTTAGTTATGAGAGTTTGGTTGATAAATTAATCACTTTGGCTTTTGAGAGTTATAAAAAGCGTAAGGATAAAATTGATTTTACTAGGTTAGAGAGTTAG
- a CDS encoding ligand-binding sensor domain-containing protein, with product MTIKILFLILINISILHKTINADERKQYNEQIITHITKINMLNKSLDKIERIKNTYNYIKKYFIENHIQYKEHSLQEIGFIGYSHKAIHTKIKGKEKTIYNIIIPIETQYKLKNNLAIAIAITLINNFKNKEIKNSINIYFIEDDSHKQISTINSRLLLNSNTFEKDINTIYLMLNENKRNNLIEFKNQSNIINSKTNLSFLKNFIKTFENNKVNFSVSKITNKNINEIYNLYLKEKIPILIISNNREHSLLKYIKENNPYDIYKAIEETIKTENNIQNEDTLHYVIINTIFKKWIINEITLIIAIYATYNFIILIMIIRFKKTSIILRKTKENYHKIIKLFSILFLSSYLSILFTNKMLFAYENIIDYDIINPVYLVNFFLTLFNFNLISYFAYNYKIHLNLKELKYLAISTSIVEFIIVLYIKIEFILITILKNILILMIPNKIKILKKLIIIFIWVINLILITSIQTTLMISRPIELSYFIAISLFSAILANIVEHLKHKTTTIKQEFQKSEKIEFIILLLIIAIIIISYDIEKIATIKISQTISFPEHKNEINVKYLQDNKNTIQLSIKDLNLKLDKNQTQIKKETKIQEKLIDVSFQKIDAAERSIYTIKITTTKIAEQIHLYLENASELIVYQSNTPYKIVSNNIIFTANNIKSNITNITFTIKCKEDIKYNAFAYFDTNKNEVKIYDQKTKKEIKNINIDYSYTIKHSGILPKSSKQDLDPFFKLQNDKEIEKLKNLNLN from the coding sequence ATGACAATTAAGATACTATTCTTAATTTTAATAAATATATCCATTTTACATAAAACAATAAACGCAGATGAAAGAAAACAATATAACGAACAAATAATAACACATATTACAAAAATCAATATGCTAAATAAATCTTTAGATAAAATAGAAAGAATAAAAAACACGTATAATTATATAAAAAAATACTTTATAGAAAATCACATTCAATATAAAGAACATTCACTCCAAGAAATTGGATTTATTGGATACTCACATAAAGCAATTCACACAAAAATAAAAGGAAAAGAAAAAACCATTTATAACATAATTATACCAATAGAAACACAATACAAGTTAAAAAATAATCTAGCAATTGCCATTGCTATTACATTAATAAATAATTTCAAGAACAAAGAAATTAAAAACAGCATAAATATCTATTTTATAGAAGATGATTCACATAAACAAATATCAACAATAAATAGCAGATTATTATTAAACAGTAATACTTTTGAAAAAGATATAAATACAATATATTTAATGTTAAATGAAAATAAAAGAAACAACTTAATAGAATTTAAAAATCAATCAAATATAATAAACTCAAAAACAAATTTAAGTTTTTTAAAAAACTTCATAAAAACATTTGAAAATAATAAAGTAAATTTCAGCGTATCAAAAATAACAAATAAAAATATTAACGAAATATATAATTTATATCTAAAAGAAAAAATTCCAATTTTAATCATAAGCAACAATAGAGAACATTCTCTTTTAAAATATATAAAAGAAAATAATCCTTATGATATTTATAAAGCAATAGAAGAAACAATTAAAACTGAAAACAATATTCAAAATGAAGATACACTACACTATGTTATTATCAACACTATATTTAAAAAATGGATTATAAATGAAATTACACTTATCATAGCGATATATGCCACTTATAACTTTATTATATTAATAATGATTATAAGATTCAAAAAAACCAGCATCATACTAAGAAAAACAAAAGAAAATTATCATAAAATTATAAAACTATTTTCTATATTGTTCCTAAGCTCATATCTTTCTATACTATTTACAAATAAAATGCTATTTGCATACGAAAATATTATAGATTATGATATTATAAATCCAGTATATTTAGTAAATTTTTTTCTAACCTTATTTAACTTCAATCTAATATCCTACTTTGCATACAATTATAAAATACATCTAAACTTAAAAGAACTTAAATACTTAGCAATATCAACTTCCATAGTTGAGTTTATCATAGTGTTATATATCAAAATAGAATTTATTTTAATAACTATACTCAAGAATATATTAATACTAATGATTCCTAATAAAATAAAAATCTTAAAAAAATTAATAATAATATTCATTTGGGTAATAAATCTTATATTAATAACATCAATACAAACAACTTTAATGATATCAAGACCTATTGAACTAAGCTATTTTATAGCAATATCACTATTCTCAGCAATACTCGCCAATATTGTAGAACATTTAAAACACAAAACTACAACAATAAAACAAGAATTTCAAAAATCAGAAAAGATCGAATTTATAATTCTTCTCTTAATAATTGCCATCATCATAATTTCATACGACATAGAAAAAATTGCAACAATAAAAATATCCCAAACAATAAGCTTCCCAGAACATAAAAATGAAATTAATGTCAAATACTTACAAGACAACAAAAATACAATTCAACTCTCAATAAAAGATCTCAATTTAAAATTAGATAAAAATCAAACACAAATAAAAAAGGAAACCAAAATACAAGAAAAATTAATAGACGTATCTTTTCAAAAAATAGACGCAGCAGAGCGATCGATTTATACAATTAAAATCACCACAACAAAAATTGCAGAACAAATTCATTTGTACCTAGAAAATGCATCTGAACTCATTGTATATCAAAGTAATACACCATACAAAATAGTATCTAACAATATAATATTCACAGCAAATAATATCAAAAGCAATATAACAAACATAACCTTCACAATTAAGTGCAAAGAAGACATTAAATATAATGCTTTTGCCTACTTTGATACTAATAAAAATGAAGTCAAAATATACGATCAAAAAACAAAAAAAGAAATAAAAAATATCAATATAGATTATTCATACACAATCAAACATTCAGGAATACTTCCAAAATCATCAAAACAAGATTTAGACCCCTTTTTTAAACTTCAAAATGATAAAGAAATTGAAAAATTAAAAAATTTAAATTTAAACTAA